In Dryobates pubescens isolate bDryPub1 chromosome 19, bDryPub1.pri, whole genome shotgun sequence, the sequence CAATCTTAAAATCAGTGATTCGTGTACCTGTATTTCTGATACATTGCCAGAAATTAGCATCCTTTTCAGCAAGCTTTTCTGTGCTGTTAAAATACTATTTTATCAATTTTATTATTCTAAAAGAAGGGAATTTGGGTGTTAGAGCTGTGCAGGCCCAGTAGTGGTAGATAAGTTTTCAAAGAAAGGCATCTTATATACTGATAACAAACTTTGTCATAATGGAACTCTTTTGATACTGTATTCAGTGGCATAATGACATCTCTGTGGATGACTAGAGCTTTGAAAGGCTGACCATGCACCTGATAAAGTTAAGAGTTGCAATTAGATTATGTAATGATAACATGTTTTTACACTGAATTCTTTACTACTAAACATGTGAAGATTATGTAATATTGCAGCAGTGGACCTGCAAGCAGAGTATACTTACTAAAGAAATATAGAAGTAAtagtctgaaaaagaaaaaaaaaatgttactttAAAGATCTTGAAAAGACTTCTCCATTAATCTATTGTTTCCTTACATacctattaaaataaaaatgaagtattTCTAGAAGTGGAATGGAAAGGCCATGATCCCTGTAAGGCAGAGGCAGTTATTTGCAGCATATTAGGAGTTGATTGTGGAATTTTTttccaaaaaaaataaagtgtatCAGCCTTGGGAAATGGAGAAGGTAAAATGGAATTATCGAGACCAAGGCACTATCTACTTCTTTTCCCAGCATCTGGAAAAAAGTAAGGGGTGGGAACTCGCAGAACTTGGATGGAACTCTAGTTTAGTATCTGAGTAGACCTGTAAAAACTAATGCTCGTGTAATCATGTTTCCTTTGGGATGGAGAGATCCATCCTGTTGTCGTCTTCATTAGTGCCCTCAAAATGTTACTGTTTCACTCTGATGTCAGGTGTTTTTGTTAATCGGGAACAAACATTAAAGCCCATTAATGTGTATCAAGCAAAACTGCAGAAGAATAATTCGTAACTTGAAAACAGATTGACAGTTCAGTGAGGTCTGAAACTGTCCAGATTCTGTCCCTCAGGTGGAAACACTTTAAACTGTATAGCTCctttgagctgctgcagcagcagtgtcaaAGTGTGGTGATGACATAGACACCCACGGGTAAGGTCTGTGAAGAGAAGCTGCTATGTTCAGTGTGAATGGCTGTGTGGTAGAAGAGCCTCATGAGGAAGCTCAGCAAGTCAGCACAGAAATGTGTGAATTCCTAGTGACTGAGAGGTGCTACTTTGCGTAAATTCCAGGTCCTCTGTGTTTGTTACTACTTTTCTTTGTGGGAAAGCTTTGTTAAGTACCCTGTTTAAAAACGTGGTGAAAATAAGTTCAGTCCTGCTGGATTCCATTGCTTTCTAATGGCTTCTGAAGCTGGGATCTAGCTGAGTAGGACAAATAGAAATAATTGTCCTGATATTTGAATGCCATCAGAGAGAAGATCTGGAGGAGTAGGGTAGCAGGAGGAGGCACAAGGACAAAGAGtatttgctttttatttgctGGAGTTAAATTTATAAATAACCATTGAGATTCTCCTTTAACTGTATGCAAGCTGTGGCGTCGCAGACGGGGACATTTGCATTTACATTATAATCTATTCTTAACCTGTCCACTACAATTTGTTGTCATCTTTAGAAGAACAAAGTCTGACTAAGGTACTTTTGTCGTGTATCCAGCATGATCTGAACTGTaaacatatatatgtgtgtacgTGTATTGTACTTCTGTATCTGCTACCACGTGCGAGGAAATTCTGTCTTTTCAAATTGTTCTTGTGTAGTTTACTGATTGGGAACTATAATTCTTAGGATAATATTTAACTGAGGTGTTTTCTTCTGGTATCTTAACACTGAAGGTGATCTACTTCCTACATCATTGAAATGAATTATCTTTCTAAAAGGATAAAAAGACAAGACTTCAGGTTTGTCTTCAGAATTGCACGTTGCAGTGCAGGCACAATTTGTTTTCCATATGCTGTTTATTGCTTACTGGAACTGTCCATTTCTATTATTTAAAGAAATGGCTGTTACAAGTTACTAAAGTTTCCATTTTGTGTTGCTCTGTTACAGTGACACAATTTTCTACTGCACTAAATCACAATGTTATGTGGGATGACAGATGCAGTGCACTTTGTCAGCAGTAAGTACGCTAAAGCACAAGAAAAGACCTTCGGAGCGGAAAGCTTCCATATAATACTGTTTGTGAACTCAAGCAGAATATTTATTCCTGTTCATCTGAAATTaagatttcttttccctttcccataTGTGTGTTTTCTGCATTTCATTACATTTTTCCATAGCTCTGTACttgaaggaaatggaaaaggaaataggtaacaaatagaaatgggtatGTCCATGGTCAGCAGTTCTATGGCTTTTTGAAGACTATGCTCACTGTTTGAAATTTTGCTGAACTATTCTTATTCTGTAGGTAGAGTGAGCCTAGTCACAGATTTAAATGATTTTCTGTTGTATTATTGAAGACTAGTTGCAGTTCTCCAGTTTAATTTTGCCTTTCCACCCCTTTTTCTTATTCTAGGCTTTCTGCTCTGGATTTAGTTCTTTGCAAAATGAATATTGCATTATTTCACAAAGGTTGGACCCACCAGTAGAATTTGTCAAGAACAGCACATGTAAATCAACAACTTACTTTTCTTCAGGACTTCTGCACAGCTTTAGAAGTTTTAAGCACAATGAATTCAGGCTTATGGAGTCAAGAAAAAGCAAGTTCATCCTACTGGGAAGAGCGGATCTTTTACTTGCTTCTCCAAGAATGCAGTGTGATAGACAAGCAGACTCAGAAGCTCTTGAAAGTGCCCAAAGGTAGCATTGGGCAGTTTTTCCAGGACCGTTCTTCTTTGGGACACTCCAGAAATATTCCTTGTAAGGGCAAGAAACTGCAGATTGGATTAAAGATTCTGGAACAACCTCATGCAATCCTGTTTGTGGATGAGAAGGATGTTatagaaataaatgaaaaactTGCCGAGTTGCTTTTGGCCATTACTAACTGTGAGGAAAGATACAGTCTGtttaaaagcaaaagcagattAACTAAAGGCATCCAAATAGATATTGGCTCACCTGTTAGAGTACAGCTGAGATCAGGAGATGAGAAATTTCCTGGAGTTGTTCGCTTCAGAGGACCCTTAATGCAAGAAAGGTCCCTAACAGGGATATACTTTGGAGTGGAGTTGCTGGTAAGTTTTTTGCTAAGAGGGAGCATCATATATATTTTGTAAGAGGAGCTGAACAGCTATTTAAAGAGGCAGGCACAATATTTTGTTTCAGGGCTGATGGTTTTGTAGAGTGCTAAAAGTCAAATGGCAACTAGTTAAGATAGAAAATGTTGTTCTTGGGTGCTCCTATTGATGTATTTCTGCAAAATTGATGTATTTCTGCAAAATTGATGTCAACTATAAGCTTTTGAAGGATTAGATTCAGGAGAGTGCCACTTCTGCATTAGAGTTATATTTTACAAAGTCTTCCTTAAATATTTCCCAAATTGTTTACAGTTCCCACTAAGAACCTTGGGGAATATCAGGCCCCGAAGCTTCTGAAAATCAGCTTGCTTTATTTGGCACCCAAGTGGAATTTTTGAGTCGTTATGTCTCGTATGAAGTAATCTTGTACTGACATGGCAAAAATTTGTTGGTGGAAGATTTGCATTGAAAGGAAACAAGCTTTTCTAAGTGGAGAGGCTTCTGCCTGCAGCTACTTTATATTGCCTTCTTACTGTTTGTTCCctagctgtgtgtgtgcacttgCCACAAATTCTGGCAATAGAATTCTTGCAGTATAGTGACAGTTAATTGTTCAAATTCTTACTGCATTTGCATAAAAGATGCTGCTCATTCTGTGtctgttttccctccttttcttcctcctctgacaCTTAGGAAGAAGGTCGTGGTCAGGGCTTCACTGATGGACAGTACCAAGGCAAGCAGCTTTTCAGATGTGATGAggattgtggggtttttgttgcttTGGACAAACTGGAGCTGGTGGAAGATGATGACAATGAACTGGAAAGTGACTATGCAGCTCCAGTTGACACAATGcaggtagaacttcctcctctggagatcaacTCCAGGGTTTCTCTGAAGATAGGAGAGAGTATAGAGTATGGGACAGTTATATTCTGTGATGTCTTACCAGGAAACGAAAGTTTAGGATACGTTGTTGGAGTGGACATGGTAAGAAAATAATCTGACTTTAATAACTTCTGCATGTGTGTTACCTAGTAAATGACATGCAATATAGATGAAGAAACGTTATCCACAAGCTACTTCAGCGGAGGCTGACCTAAAATGGGAAATAAACTCTTGTGTCCAAAGATGCCCCTTGGTGATGATTGGTTTTGTTGGCATCAGGTAAATGGTTTCCTATTTGATGCTAAACAGTTCAGGAGAAATAACTGGTTACTCTGAGGAGCCTCCACTGAGCTACTTGCAATGTTAGATGTCAGTCTTGAAGTAATAGAGTTGAGTGTTTGTCTTGTGAGACTGGCTTTGTactgccttttaaaaaaacctAAACTGGATGCCTTTGTTAGctatttttaaagctgtgtggtttttttttttcccatgtatTAATTGATTTGTTTGACATTTGATGTTAAAAACTGAGTTTTACATTCAAAAGTTGGTCTTTCAAGAAAATGTGAAACTTGTAATTACAAATGATTTCTAgcaccttgatttttattttattttatttttttttttaaatgaacatTTTCCAAGTTTTAGGTAGCTACTGAGTGTTTTGCTTTTGCAGATCAGGTACTTACTGCAGTAACTGTTGCCTAACAATGCACTGGAGTTGTTCTAACTTGTTTATAAAGACTGGATTTTAGTAGAATAATGCTTATTATAGTAGGGAATATTTCTCAGAAGAGCAGTTTTTAAGTTTGTGTTTTGTCTGCGTCATCTGTTGTGTTTGAGTGTTCTAAATACAAAGTTTGTTACAGGAAAAGGTGTATGTTGTCAAACCTTGCACTTTCTACTTTTTACATTCTCAAAGACGTCTGTATTCTGTACTGCATAAATCCTCTCTTGGGATACATGTAACACGCTTTTCTGTTTCCAGGATAATCCTATTGGAAACTGGGATGGAAGATACAATGGAATACAGCTGTGCAGTTTTGCAAGTGTTGAAAGTACACTTCTTTTGCATATCAATGATGTTATTCCAGGTATGCTCCGCTTTCTTAACCAGAAGGCAGGCTTTGATAACATCTCAGCCTAGGCACTGCAGAATGAATATCCTAGATACACTTGAATTAGTGTAACCTGTGTTACCCTTCAGTTTCCTTCTACTTTGGTACAGTCTCACTGGTAGAAAAGGTTTAATACTGAACAAAACTCATGTCAAATTGTATGGTATTTACAACACTATACAGATGTATAGTGCTCATTAATGTGTTAGTGTCTGTAGTGGGAATCCTTTTAGTTGGATGTTTCTCAGTTTACTCCAGGAGTTTACATTTCTTGGATGAGAAAGGTGTTCTATGCTCAGAATGTATTGATAATCTTATTCATACATTCTGTAAGTACTTGAAAAATCATAGCAAGACTGGAAAATACACTATCCACAGTAATTCACTGAATAGTGTTAACCTGTAACCACTGCAGTCCCCTGATTCCTCTTCcgaagaaagaaatttttcatgtAAAACTTGTTTGTACTGTTTCTGGAGACAAGTACTACTGAGTGTGCAGTTTTGTACAGCCTGTAGTCTGTAACCTCTGTCTTCAGTTTGGCTAACTGTTCTTGTGTTCACTTCCTGCTTGTTGGTTTAGTTGAGATGCATGTTTTTGCATGAATTCTCTGAGGAATTCATGGagatttccttccccttttttagGAAAAGAACAGTTGTTTTACATGTGTTAGTAGAAAGCAAAGTTTATAATCTCGTGCATCTGCTTCCTATAATGGAAGCATGCACATACATCGAAGAGCGTGAAGTCCAACCGTTTGTCTCCAAGAAATCATGGTAGGCTTCAGAGTAATGTAATTGTTGATGTGACAGAAGCAAATGATGTACCCTTTAAATGGTGGTTACGTGCCAAACAAGGTTTTACtccactcactcactcacagAATTTTGGATGCTAGACCTTGGTTCATGAACTTGTCTATGGCATAGTGAAAGCATAGAAAAGGAAAGCTAATATTCTCTTTATATACCATGTTTTAGAGACTGTGTCACAGGACAGGAGACCTCCCAAGCTTGCCTATACCTCAagaggtggtggtgacaaaAGCTTGTTCAATCATAGTAAGCCAAAGGCTACAGGTATGTATGGGAAGCAGTTTTCTTTACCTAGATAAGAGTAAAAATTTCTGTGGCTTAGGCAAAAGTGTTGCTGACATTTTCTGTCACTTAGTTACAGATCCACTTAAATTTCTCTGGAAGTAGTATGCTTTTATTTAACCATAATAAAGGTGGTAGACAGTTTGAAAGTATTTTGAGCAGTCTTAACTTAATGTCATGAAAAATCAGTTTGAGACTTACCGAAAGTTCAAAAGCACATTGTCTGGTTGTCTAGTATAACAGGGCTGCGTTCTGGATTTTCCAGAAGTGTGGTGtgcctttggttttgttgtttggttgtggttctTTGACGTTTTCAATGAACCTACTTTACTGTTGTCTTCCTTCTGCAGGACTAGAGAAATCCAACTTTGTAGCCCAAGAACAGATCTGCTTTATAGTAAATAAGTTAATTTTTCCATTACTCAAAACTGAAGTCAAATTTCGGAATGTAAGCTTCTTTTGACACTGGTTTTAGCCAGAGCTGAGAATCCACCCAAAAACCTGGaaaggaattaattttttttaagccaTAAATCAAAATTCTGTGTCTTTGGAGTGGCTGTTTGGCTTGTAGAATACTAGTAGCAATATATTCTGTAATTGGACATTGCCATTGGATAATGACAGAGATGGTCTTTACTAAAGTAACTGTGGTTGCATGGAGGCACAAGTTGTAACTGTGGAATTGGATTGATAAATTGTTTgttctgaatttattttttaaaacaaaaaaaatacctGTTTATACCCATTGCTTACAGTAATGAAAGATTTGCACTTGAGGGGcattttctgctgccttttcagGTAGGTGACTTGAAATTTCATCTTAGGATTAAGTTTGTTTGGGataagctgctgctttgctgcaggcttAGGACCGTGTTAGCTTTGATGGGAGAGTTTGCTGTTTTGTGGAAAGGCATTTTTGCCTCCTTGGTAGTAGAGTAACAAATTTATGCTATGAAATAAGTGTGTAGCTAACCTTTTGTTAATAGAGATTGATCTCTTTAATAAAACATGTTGTTTTCCAGGATCTACCTCTGAACCTGGGAATAGAAACAGATCTGAAGTCTTCTACACATTAAATGGCTCATCGGTTGACTCTCAGTCTCAAacgaaaacaaaacccccatggTACATTGATGAAGGTAAAGAGAGATGATGGTCTCTCATGTAGGCACACACTTTATTTAAAAGACAAATCAAAACTAGAGTGGATTGATCTTCAAATAAAGCAAGTGTgagtttaaatttaaaaaagtTGGAGTATGTTGTCTTGGCAAAAGACATACTATGTCATGAAAAGCATCTTGGAGCCCCCGTGAAAATATGCTCTGTCTAAATTGACAGACCTGTTGTGTAATCCTGGGTGTAGAAGATGACATTTTTGGCAGTGTGAGTACAGCTCTGTGGGAATGCCTATGTCTTGAAGGCAAAATAAAAGCTGAGGCTTGGAAGGAAGATACAAAGATACTCCTTGTAGCCAAGTGTACAGGGTAGTTCTATTTGTGCCTGTCTTTTTCTAGCTAATGTTGCAGATGTAGGGGAACTAATACTCTGCCATGTAAGATAATGAacctggaagaagaggaagaaaataatctgGCTAAGCATACAGATTTCTTCAACATTTTAAGAAGTTACTTCTTTAAAATCTCTCTTTGAATTCTTACAAGTATGGATGCATGTACTTAAAGGGTCAGTTTATTTTGATTTGCTTCCAGATAAGTTTGTTCTTCTTCTCCTGGTCAACTTTTCTAAAGTGTGGCTGACTCAGGAAGTGAAAGGTAGACACTAAGATTGTTAATTTACATTTGAAACCCATGCCAGTAGTATCCCCTCAATTCCATGAACTGTAAAAGAAAATGGGTTAAAATTGTTCTTTGTTGCCTAATGGATATTGTTCCAACAGCTTGAAACTCTTGCTTAAAAATGGTTTATTATAATCTCTAAAATAAGGTATAAATCCTGTCTAGAAAAGCCTATGGAGGGAAATGATTACTTAATGtccaaaaattaattttaaaataatttcagttAATAAAACTGGGGTGGGAAATAGGTGAGAAGAGGCTTTTGCTCTGTCAGTACCAATTGTGTATTAGAGACCATGTAGAGGGATAAGATACACAACACTTGTGCTGTTACATCTAGTTATGATCTTATTTATCAAGCATTACATTAGTCATGACTTATTTAAATCCTTTATTATTTATAGACACTGTTAGATTCCTTGTGCTGGAACCAGAGTATGTTGTGATAGAGCCACAGGAATAAGCATTTTTCCATTTGCAAATTGTGTCTGCTAGCAATTACTCATCTTGTATGAGCTGTGAACAAAATGCTTTCTGCAGTCACACTGTCCAATGACTTCCTGTTTTTGCCTATTGGAATTACAACCCTTGGGGCCGTTGCacttaaaccaaacaaaagttTTCAGTCTAGACCTTCCTGTAGTTTGTGGCTAACAGCTCCTTCCTCGGTGGTGTTAATTTCTCTTGGTTGTTGTAAAAGTGGTAGGGCTACTGCAGTATCTCCTCAGCCAGCTCAGTTTCTCCAGTGTTGCCAAGTGAGAAGCATCCTCCTGCATGTCCCTAGCTGTTTCTTACACAGGACACCCATTAGATCAGATGTGGTTGCAGATACACTTTATTGGTTTGATAGCAAAGTCTTTTTTGTAAAATGGGGAAAAAGCCATTCCATATTTACTGatgtctttgttttgcttttaacaGTTGCTGAAGACCCTGCAAAATCACTTACTGATTCATCTTCTGGATTTGGACATTCTTCACCACCACTGCAACCACCTTTAACAAATTCTGTGTCTACAGAAAACAGATTTCACTCCCTCCCTTTTAGCTTGACAAAAACATCGACTGCTAATGGTTCTATTGCACATAGTCCTCTCTCTTTATCTGTTCAGTCAGTAATTGGTGATGTAAATGCTACAGCTAACCAGGAGAGCCCAACAACAGCAAGCCCAGTTGGGAACTCACATGGTCTTGAGGCAGGTTCCTTGGCTGAAGTTAAAGAAAATCCTCCTTTCTATGGAGTCATCCGCTGGATCGGCCAGCCCCCGGGAGTAAACGAAGTGTTAGCTGGACTGGAACTGGTAAGTATCAATTGGTCTCTATTAATTGCATGtccctggttttgtttctgagaGTTGGTGCCTGCATGCTTTGCAATGCAGTCAGTCTGGAGGAATTTGTCCATACAGGTGGTCATGCAATATCCTTGTGACACAACTAAATTCTTGGGTGAATTCTGACTTTTCATGGCTGCCTCAGGCAGGCTGTGAGATGTCTTTGTGTTGCAGTGGGTAATTGGATCTGTAGGACtgatcatttatttttaaaggagaGCCCTTTGCTTATGGTATGGAgatagaaaatgaaaaaagcCAACTGTATTTAAACATTCTTTGAAATGCAGATTTACCTAAAATACCCTGGCTCTAAGAATCTTTAGTTGAATGTCAATATTTTGTCTCTTTGTTGCATACCAgcaaaggagcaggcagagtcCTAGCATTGGGTTTGGTAATGAGTGGTAGTGATGCTGTTTATTTGACAACCATTTGCTTTATGTGTTCTCTGTGCCCTTTGTCAGtttccaggggcagcaggcatgAATTTGACTccgtggcagctgctgccaaggtTGTGATTGGCTAACAGTTAAATTAATGTGATCCATTTAGGGAGGTGGGTGGGGTTCTTTACATCAGGATAACATTTAATAACATTTCAGATAAAGCAGCATACAGTTATGTAGAACAACAAACACCTTTAGCAAAGTAGGTGAGAATATGACTGGAATTTCAGTTGTTACAAAAAATCCTGAAGCTTGTGGGTTCTTTGGGTAAGCTCAAGCTGTAGTTTGCCACAGATGTTCTAGGCCTGCAGTTTAGGATGCCTGGATTTCTGGACTTGCTTGTCACATACTTCTGCATTCAACCCTAGCAATCGTTAGTAAGCAGACAATACATTTTAAATCACGTTACTACACAACAAGTTACTGCATAAGTTATTTCTTGTATCTAGTTTGTGTTGTCTTTCCTTGGTGTACATTCTGAGGCAGGAATTTTTCTTGTGCAGGCTACAGTCACACAAAGTATTAAGGCACTTGGTGATT encodes:
- the CYLD gene encoding ubiquitin carboxyl-terminal hydrolase CYLD isoform X2, with protein sequence MNSGLWSQEKASSSYWEERIFYLLLQECSVIDKQTQKLLKVPKGSIGQFFQDRSSLGHSRNIPCKGKKLQIGLKILEQPHAILFVDEKDVIEINEKLAELLLAITNCEERYSLFKSKSRLTKGIQIDIGSPVRVQLRSGDEKFPGVVRFRGPLMQERSLTGIYFGVELLEEGRGQGFTDGQYQGKQLFRCDEDCGVFVALDKLELVEDDDNELESDYAAPVDTMQDNPIGNWDGRYNGIQLCSFASVESTLLLHINDVIPETVSQDRRPPKLAYTSRGGGDKSLFNHSKPKATGSTSEPGNRNRSEVFYTLNGSSVDSQSQTKTKPPWYIDEVAEDPAKSLTDSSSGFGHSSPPLQPPLTNSVSTENRFHSLPFSLTKTSTANGSIAHSPLSLSVQSVIGDVNATANQESPTTASPVGNSHGLEAGSLAEVKENPPFYGVIRWIGQPPGVNEVLAGLELEDECAGCTDGTFKGTRYFTCAPKKALFVKLKSCRPDSRFASLQPVSNQIERCNSLAFGGYLSEVVEENTPPKMEKEGLETMIGKKKGIQGHYNSCYLDSTLFCLFSFSSVLDTVLLRPKEKNDVEYYSETQELLRTEIVNPLRIYGYVCATKIMKLRKILEKVEAASGFTSEEKDPEEFLNILFHHILRVEPLLKIRSAGQKVQDCYFYQIFMDKNEKVGVPTIQQLLEWSFINSNLKFAEAPSCLIIQMPRFGKDFKMFNKIFPSLELNITDLLEDTPRQCRICGGLAMYECRECYEDTSISAGKIKQFCKTCNTQVHLHPKRQSHKFNPLSLPKDLPDWDWRHGCIPNQKMELFAVLCIETSHYVAFVKYGKDDSAWLFFDSMADRDGGQNGFNIPQVTPCPEVGEYLKMSLEELHSLDSRKIQGCARRLLCDAYMCMYQSPTMSLYK
- the CYLD gene encoding ubiquitin carboxyl-terminal hydrolase CYLD isoform X1 → MNSGLWSQEKASSSYWEERIFYLLLQECSVIDKQTQKLLKVPKGSIGQFFQDRSSLGHSRNIPCKGKKLQIGLKILEQPHAILFVDEKDVIEINEKLAELLLAITNCEERYSLFKSKSRLTKGIQIDIGSPVRVQLRSGDEKFPGVVRFRGPLMQERSLTGIYFGVELLEEGRGQGFTDGQYQGKQLFRCDEDCGVFVALDKLELVEDDDNELESDYAAPVDTMQVELPPLEINSRVSLKIGESIEYGTVIFCDVLPGNESLGYVVGVDMDNPIGNWDGRYNGIQLCSFASVESTLLLHINDVIPETVSQDRRPPKLAYTSRGGGDKSLFNHSKPKATGSTSEPGNRNRSEVFYTLNGSSVDSQSQTKTKPPWYIDEVAEDPAKSLTDSSSGFGHSSPPLQPPLTNSVSTENRFHSLPFSLTKTSTANGSIAHSPLSLSVQSVIGDVNATANQESPTTASPVGNSHGLEAGSLAEVKENPPFYGVIRWIGQPPGVNEVLAGLELEDECAGCTDGTFKGTRYFTCAPKKALFVKLKSCRPDSRFASLQPVSNQIERCNSLAFGGYLSEVVEENTPPKMEKEGLETMIGKKKGIQGHYNSCYLDSTLFCLFSFSSVLDTVLLRPKEKNDVEYYSETQELLRTEIVNPLRIYGYVCATKIMKLRKILEKVEAASGFTSEEKDPEEFLNILFHHILRVEPLLKIRSAGQKVQDCYFYQIFMDKNEKVGVPTIQQLLEWSFINSNLKFAEAPSCLIIQMPRFGKDFKMFNKIFPSLELNITDLLEDTPRQCRICGGLAMYECRECYEDTSISAGKIKQFCKTCNTQVHLHPKRQSHKFNPLSLPKDLPDWDWRHGCIPNQKMELFAVLCIETSHYVAFVKYGKDDSAWLFFDSMADRDGGQNGFNIPQVTPCPEVGEYLKMSLEELHSLDSRKIQGCARRLLCDAYMCMYQSPTMSLYK